The following are from one region of the Gemmatimonadales bacterium genome:
- a CDS encoding helix-turn-helix domain-containing protein produces the protein MDAIPGKVGYHEVQASGFVLTEAGYAPHAERPWHIHDMAEFCFMLDGSLTETVGRQHLSCRRFDVTFKPAGESHECRVGGTGARYLAVGVPPLRLEGDRAIERALSAPMHFVNSTLLELGLRICRELEQPDDLTGLVLEGIALELMVHASRANRLAQRSGRPAWVETARDILHDSFTAPLGLRRLAGEVGIHPAHLTAVFRQEFGCSVGEYIRSLRINYARQLMTRPDCSLAEVAVTAGFADQSHFTRLFKRHTGTTPARYRRSPGTPRPD, from the coding sequence ATGGACGCAATTCCCGGTAAAGTCGGCTATCACGAGGTACAGGCTTCGGGCTTTGTGCTCACCGAAGCGGGGTACGCTCCGCATGCGGAGCGGCCCTGGCACATCCACGACATGGCCGAGTTCTGCTTCATGCTGGACGGGTCGCTGACTGAAACGGTCGGGCGACAGCATCTGTCCTGCCGTCGCTTCGACGTGACCTTCAAGCCGGCGGGTGAGTCGCACGAGTGCCGAGTCGGTGGTACAGGGGCCCGGTATTTGGCGGTTGGCGTCCCGCCGCTCCGCCTCGAGGGCGATCGCGCCATCGAGCGGGCTTTGAGTGCGCCGATGCATTTCGTCAACAGCACCTTACTTGAACTGGGGCTTCGGATCTGCCGCGAGCTCGAGCAGCCGGATGATCTTACGGGGCTGGTGCTTGAGGGCATTGCTCTGGAGTTGATGGTCCATGCATCTCGCGCCAACCGTCTGGCGCAGCGATCTGGACGACCGGCCTGGGTCGAAACGGCACGCGACATCCTTCATGATTCGTTTACGGCACCGCTCGGCCTGCGACGCCTGGCTGGCGAGGTTGGCATTCACCCGGCGCATCTGACCGCGGTGTTCCGGCAGGAATTTGGGTGTTCGGTCGGCGAGTATATCCGCAGCTTGCGGATCAATTACGCCCGTCAGCTGATGACCCGACCCGACTGCTCACTGGCGGAGGTCGCTGTGACGGCGGGGTTCGCGGACCAGAGTCACTTTACCCGCCT
- a CDS encoding amidohydrolase family protein translates to MTTLTMNDSLRRPAQTVLIANGMVVRVGPESEVAIPSGVRRVDGRGKYLIPGLADMHVHFGRSDSVNGALGLLFVAHGVTTVFNMRGSPDHLRLREQFATGVRLGPTMVTTGPIWNDSTLTFADGERIATEDAAAGYQYIKVYNQLSRPAYWGIVSTARRIGIPVVGHVVRGLGPDGLNRCEPTRIVCFCASCLETTLTSGQVNIVHMEEVMYGHFNHHATKNRRSSSDLLPEIPALARRVAQSGIWITPTLEVFLNIPRQLDSLPQLMAGDEMRMVPPGMRGSWGAGTNPYHRAFKPTDAAAFWDLGDFAKALVKGFQDAGVRLLAGTDVGVPAVVAGPSLHRELKHFVAAGLSPYEALLTATRNPAAFIDDPTHRGTITVGSRADLVLLDADPLQDIGNVGRVAGVVLRGRWLPRADLGRMVDSLIASYP, encoded by the coding sequence GTGACTACCCTCACGATGAACGACAGCCTGCGCCGGCCGGCGCAGACGGTCCTGATTGCCAACGGGATGGTCGTTCGAGTCGGTCCGGAATCAGAGGTTGCCATTCCGAGCGGCGTCCGCCGGGTCGACGGGCGGGGGAAGTATTTGATACCCGGGCTTGCCGACATGCACGTCCACTTTGGGCGGAGCGACTCAGTCAACGGGGCATTGGGGCTTCTCTTCGTAGCTCACGGAGTCACTACCGTCTTCAATATGCGCGGCTCTCCGGACCATCTCCGGCTTCGGGAGCAGTTTGCCACAGGTGTCAGGCTCGGCCCCACGATGGTGACGACAGGTCCGATCTGGAACGACTCGACCCTGACATTTGCCGACGGCGAGCGGATCGCCACCGAGGATGCTGCCGCTGGCTACCAGTACATCAAGGTCTACAATCAGCTGAGCCGCCCGGCTTACTGGGGTATCGTCTCCACCGCTCGGCGGATCGGCATTCCGGTCGTTGGTCATGTAGTCAGGGGGCTTGGTCCGGACGGGCTCAACCGCTGCGAGCCTACCAGAATCGTCTGCTTCTGTGCCTCGTGTCTCGAGACGACGCTGACCTCGGGTCAGGTGAACATCGTACACATGGAAGAAGTGATGTACGGCCACTTCAACCATCACGCCACCAAGAACCGCCGCAGCTCGAGCGACCTGCTGCCTGAGATTCCAGCCCTGGCGCGTAGGGTGGCTCAATCAGGAATCTGGATTACGCCGACGCTCGAGGTCTTCCTCAACATTCCACGGCAGTTGGACAGCTTGCCGCAGTTGATGGCAGGCGACGAGATGCGAATGGTACCGCCGGGGATGCGGGGATCGTGGGGTGCGGGCACCAATCCGTACCATCGCGCCTTCAAACCAACCGATGCTGCTGCCTTCTGGGACCTGGGCGACTTCGCCAAAGCACTGGTGAAGGGCTTTCAGGACGCTGGTGTCCGACTCTTGGCGGGGACGGATGTCGGTGTTCCCGCCGTGGTTGCGGGTCCGTCACTGCATCGGGAGCTCAAACACTTTGTGGCGGCGGGCCTGTCTCCGTATGAGGCGCTGCTCACTGCGACCCGGAATCCGGCCGCGTTTATTGACGATCCGACCCACCGGGGCACCATCACCGTCGGCAGCCGGGCGGATCTGGTGCTGCTCGACGCCGACCCGTTGCAGGACATCGGCAACGTCGGACGAGTGGCCGGAGTGGTGCTTCGCGGGCGTTGGTTGCCCCGGGCCGACCTCGGGCGGATGGTAGATTCTCTAATTGCCTCGTATCCTTGA
- the dacB gene encoding D-alanyl-D-alanine carboxypeptidase/D-alanyl-D-alanine-endopeptidase, producing MAGRSWGWIGVSGLLAVSGPVAAQTSAARPSATVPAAAPATLSTQLESWFAEANRRAPGTWGVAVGDQQGRLVWGIQPTRPLIPASTIKVLTTGFARSVLGSDARNSTRVVGDGRVDPATGIWQGTWALELNGDPSLEHQGAVVTSLTDLAVQLSDRGIRRLLGQLTVVSASGEADAIFPATWSARHQGRVFAPPVGNLTVHDNLVVATVAPGRVGQPVRLASTAPAGAARLFTVTAKTVAGSRSQLRIETLPDGRYRVAGTLGVRARARGLARAATDTRVLLEAMWSHALEQAGIEWTPSDAIGSALPGTTVMAEVQSPVFDSVASEVNRRSLNLGAELLLHWATRGDPTPADRLTAHVQQVTGDYTGVRIVDGSGLSDLNRVSPMTFVSYLARFPQYPGGRNFPMLLPANGSGTLRRLATGLPQSGIVRAKTGTLGNVASLVGYLGRPDGVLVISLIYNGASVSAARQAQWTLFRQLGAEGIVIPSDSAAADVFGGEPRGDR from the coding sequence ATGGCGGGAAGATCATGGGGATGGATTGGAGTCAGCGGCCTCCTGGCCGTCAGCGGCCCCGTTGCCGCTCAGACTTCGGCTGCCCGCCCCTCGGCTACCGTTCCGGCAGCGGCCCCGGCAACGCTCAGCACTCAGCTCGAGTCGTGGTTCGCGGAGGCGAATCGACGGGCTCCAGGCACCTGGGGGGTTGCGGTTGGCGACCAACAGGGTCGTCTCGTCTGGGGTATCCAGCCTACCCGCCCATTGATCCCCGCTTCCACCATCAAAGTTCTCACAACCGGGTTTGCCCGCAGCGTGCTTGGCAGCGATGCCCGGAACTCGACCCGCGTTGTCGGCGATGGCCGGGTCGATCCGGCTACGGGCATCTGGCAGGGCACCTGGGCGCTGGAATTGAACGGCGACCCGAGTCTCGAGCACCAGGGAGCGGTCGTCACGAGCCTGACGGACCTCGCGGTTCAGCTGTCCGATCGAGGAATCCGCCGCCTGCTGGGCCAGCTCACGGTCGTCAGCGCCAGCGGCGAGGCCGATGCCATCTTCCCGGCCACCTGGTCGGCTCGGCATCAGGGGCGCGTCTTTGCGCCGCCGGTCGGCAACCTGACCGTTCATGACAATCTGGTTGTCGCAACCGTTGCTCCGGGACGGGTTGGCCAGCCGGTGCGGCTGGCCTCGACGGCTCCTGCGGGCGCGGCGCGTCTGTTCACGGTCACGGCCAAGACAGTCGCGGGCAGCCGCTCGCAGCTGCGGATCGAAACACTGCCTGACGGGCGCTATCGTGTCGCTGGCACTCTGGGCGTCCGCGCGCGGGCGCGAGGCCTGGCCCGTGCCGCTACCGACACCCGAGTTCTGCTGGAGGCGATGTGGTCTCACGCGCTCGAGCAGGCCGGAATCGAGTGGACGCCAAGTGACGCGATCGGGTCGGCGCTCCCGGGAACGACGGTGATGGCGGAGGTTCAGTCCCCCGTCTTCGACTCGGTGGCAAGTGAAGTGAACCGACGCAGTCTCAACCTCGGTGCGGAATTGCTCCTTCATTGGGCCACGCGTGGTGATCCGACCCCGGCCGATCGTCTTACCGCACATGTGCAGCAGGTCACGGGCGACTATACCGGGGTCCGAATCGTGGACGGCAGCGGCCTTTCCGATCTCAATCGGGTGTCGCCCATGACGTTCGTATCCTACCTGGCCCGATTCCCCCAGTACCCTGGGGGCCGGAATTTTCCGATGCTGCTCCCGGCCAACGGGTCCGGAACCTTGCGGCGCCTGGCCACCGGGCTGCCGCAGAGCGGCATCGTTCGCGCCAAGACTGGCACCCTCGGCAACGTGGCGTCGCTGGTCGGGTACCTGGGTCGACCGGACGGGGTGCTGGTGATCTCGCTGATCTACAACGGGGCAAGCGTCTCAGCTGCCCGGCAAGCACAGTGGACTTTGTTCCGCCAGCTGGGCGCCGAGGGAATCGTGATTCCGTCCGATTCGGCTGCCGCTGACGTCTTTGGCGGGGAGCCGAGGGGCGATCGATGA
- a CDS encoding acyl-CoA dehydrogenase gives MSSIAAPSPALSVLSEEEQLFRDTVRDFAETEVKPHVMEMDEAGKFRPDLIAKFFELGLMGIEVPEEYGGAGGSIFMATLAIEELARVDASAAIYVDVHNTLFNNAILRWASDEQKARLFPRTLTDLLGAYALSEPASGSDAFALQCKAEKVGDDWELTGRKFWITNGAEAGIFIVFANTDFSKGYKGITAFLVERDFPGFSVGKKENKLGIRASSTTELILESCKVPAANVLGPVGVGYKVAIETLNEGRIGIGAQMIGIAQGALDACVQYIQERKQFGKAIADFQGVQFQIAQMKVELEAARLLVYNAARLKDQSLPFTEEAAMAKLFSSQVANRIAGQALELFGGYGYSKEYPAEKFYRDAKIGTIYEGTSNMQLQTIAKAMLR, from the coding sequence ATGTCCAGCATCGCAGCACCTTCGCCCGCGTTGTCCGTCCTTTCGGAAGAAGAGCAGTTGTTCCGTGATACGGTGCGCGATTTTGCCGAGACAGAGGTCAAGCCGCACGTCATGGAAATGGACGAGGCGGGCAAGTTCCGGCCGGACCTGATTGCCAAGTTTTTCGAGCTTGGGCTGATGGGCATCGAGGTGCCGGAAGAGTACGGCGGAGCCGGCGGTTCGATCTTCATGGCCACGCTGGCAATCGAAGAGCTGGCTCGGGTCGATGCGTCTGCGGCCATATACGTCGACGTTCACAACACGCTCTTCAACAACGCCATCCTGCGCTGGGCCAGCGACGAGCAGAAGGCGCGCCTCTTTCCTCGCACGCTGACTGACCTGCTCGGCGCGTATGCTCTGTCCGAGCCGGCCAGCGGCAGCGATGCGTTTGCGCTCCAGTGCAAGGCCGAAAAGGTCGGCGACGACTGGGAGTTGACGGGTCGCAAGTTCTGGATCACCAACGGAGCAGAGGCCGGGATCTTCATCGTCTTTGCCAACACCGACTTTTCCAAGGGCTACAAGGGCATCACCGCCTTCCTGGTCGAGCGCGATTTCCCCGGCTTCTCGGTCGGCAAAAAGGAGAACAAGCTCGGCATTCGGGCCTCCAGCACCACGGAACTCATCCTCGAGAGCTGTAAGGTCCCTGCGGCCAACGTGCTCGGTCCTGTCGGGGTCGGCTACAAGGTGGCGATCGAAACCCTGAACGAGGGTCGAATCGGGATCGGCGCGCAGATGATCGGTATTGCGCAGGGAGCGCTCGACGCCTGTGTGCAGTACATTCAGGAACGGAAGCAGTTCGGCAAAGCGATCGCCGACTTCCAGGGCGTGCAGTTTCAGATCGCGCAAATGAAAGTCGAACTGGAGGCTGCGCGCCTGCTGGTCTATAATGCGGCGCGGCTCAAAGATCAGTCGCTGCCATTTACCGAAGAAGCCGCGATGGCCAAGCTGTTCTCGTCTCAGGTCGCCAATCGGATTGCCGGTCAGGCGCTCGAACTCTTTGGCGGATATGGCTACTCCAAGGAGTACCCGGCGGAGAAGTTCTATCGCGACGCCAAAATTGGCACGATTTATGAGGGTACCAGCAACATGCAGTTGCAGACCATCGCGAAGGCAATGTTGCGATAG